Genomic DNA from Prunus persica cultivar Lovell chromosome G1, Prunus_persica_NCBIv2, whole genome shotgun sequence:
GCTTCAGTATCTGACGGCTCACAATCACTGATGAAAATGAATTAGCACTGCATGCATGATTACTACAAAAACTGCAGTTTTACAATTTGCAAGGTTCCAATGTATTCCAAAATGGCATGAACTGACACAGTGACCCATTTCTTACCCATTTCCCCGTTTGCTCCACATTTACCATGAGAAAACAATGGTATATACAAGTTTCTCTGTTAAAAGCCCTAAAAAACATTATTTGaaccaagaagaaaagctGAACAACAATTACAATGGAGCTTGGAGCGAAGTGGATGTGTTGGTTAGAGGCATACCCCCCGGGAGGCTGTAATTTAGGTACCTGACTGAAGAACGAAGAAATGCTACTGTCTGCAATGTAAACAAGCAAAAAAGCATTAACCCAATCGCCAATTCATGGAAATCAATCCTTGAAATAGTCTTCTTACTTTCaactaacaaataaaaacaagaagataACAAATTTCTTATAATTCCACGCTCGAGGCTGTATTTTCTAGGGTCATCCTAaaaatcaaacattaaaaCCGTACGGCAGGAATCATCTAATGGGATCagttagaaaaatatttcGCCTGGCATAGATAAGATCAAACTCAGGAAACAACCATTACTGATGCATGGCAGGaaacaactttttttctttctccaattAAAGATGTGCAGGAGGAGCTTAACACCTATTTGTACATGGATGTCTGGAAACAAATTCACCATGGTAATCACTAGTAATCATGCATCACCAAATGATCAAGTCAGAACATTCCCAGGGCAGTTGTGTATGCAtccaatatatataagaagtcatatgcaaaagaaaactcAGCTAAATCCAATCCCTGACCAAGTCCTGATAGagaattttaataattatattcTAACAAGAAGTTATTCATGTCACTGTCCCATGTATGTGCTCATATTACATAAAGCATATGGCATAGACAAATCATTTCTCAACTGCAGTGGTACTGCAACGTTTCTCTCTTTGACCAATGGCCAGGACACGctaaaggagaagaaaatatacaaGATCCATTtcatgagagagaaagaaactcTAATTCCCCAACTCAAAGTTGCGAAAggattcaaaagaaaaaaacctcaTATTGTAGAAAGGCATCAGATTTTCAAACATCTGCTAGTTTCTACATATGACATCAAGTATCGTAACAAGAAATTATAGGAAAGCATgtccatttctttctttttaggaGACTGTTAATTTATACCAGAGATTGCTGAACAATCCAactgaaaagggaaaaagccAAACCATACTATTATTTGGCACTTGCAGCAATATGGTCAGAAAGTGATGCCAACCATACTAACGTTCATTACAACCATCTTGGAAAACTACATTCTATTTTGTTCAACTGGAAACAAATGCACAGAGAATAGATAATCCAACTTACACATGGAGAGCAAAAAAAGAATGTCATGTTCATAAGAAGTAATTTTATGCTCTTCTTTTGGAACTCAGAACTGAAAGGGAAATAGGAATATATGCAATTTTTCATCAGTCAGGTACGGCACTGATCAATTCAAACTAGAGTTACTAGAACTAACAGGTATAACCAAGTAATAGCCACAAACAAGTTGGTATGAGTTCTTGCTATTGCACCACCAAAATGTTTACATGTTATATAGGAACTTCAGCGGTATGTAGCAAACTGAGATTTGAACTAAGTACATGAAAAAGAGTTATATATGGTAGTTTGGCTGTAAAATACATAATCCTGAAATAGGTTCAGTTCTGCCtcaaaagatttttttttctttttgctcgTCCAGAAAAGATTGTTGATAGAAAGATCATATGTTTGTCAATTATTCAAACATAAATCGtctatatatgtgtatatattcaGCTTAACAAACAAAGCTCCGACTGTTTtgacacaacaaaaaaactatcAAGGCAGTATGATTACTGTGAAGACGACAACACATCTACATATTCTCTACATGATTTATATGCCAGTGGTACAAAGTTTTCAGGTATCATCATGCTAAACATTATGCTTAGCAAAAAAGATATTTGCAGCTATGCTAGAATAACAGCAACATTCAATTTTTATGCAACAGGGCATTCAGGGAGGCAAATGACATTTGATACAgtcgaataataattttataaggACATTCTCAAATGAATTTagtaccaaaaacaaaaacagatgaATGTCACAGATACCAATGAAGTATATCTATTAAAATTCTAAACTCCCTGTTGTAAACAAGTATTTAGAAGCACAATCAATCCAATGGTAATGCTTGTCATCATACAAAACCCATTGTATGACTAAATCATTAATAAAATcgaataaaaacccaattgagTTTCAGTTTCTCATTAACTAACACTTCCAAAAGTGAAGACACAACCTAAACCAGCTTAAGAACACAATGCATCATATGTAACAATTTCCAccaaaagttcaaaacttccccaaaattcaacaaaaccccagaaaggaaagaaaatattcaaaaccaACCCACCTCATAAAAGCTCGAGAACACCATGGAAACAGTCACATAATGGTATAATTCCCACTTGGGTCTTGATCATCCGAGAGCAGAGCGCcataaggagattcttggtcatCCATAACAAGGTCCTCCGTGCCCCTAAACACCGCGTGCAAGGAAACCAAAGCCACCCCAATCACCACTGAAACGACGACGTTGAGCCACACATGGGTCAAGACCAGAGCCAACACCGTAACCAACCCAAGAATAACCATAACAACCCGGTCTCCGACAGTAAAGCCAAAGACCTCGAGGGGCTGGTCACGTGAGAAGTAGAGAACGAGCCACGCGGCAAAGATGATCAAGAAGACGATGATGGAGACCGGGTGGTATATGAGGCTGAGGAAGAGCACGATCAAGAGGACCAAGGTGTAGTTAGAGCGGAAATGGGTCAAGTTCTGGGCCAGTCGGGTCGTGACCTCAGAGAGATTGGAGGGGAGGCTGAGTGCGGTCGGCTCCAGGAGCTCCCCCCATGGCCGAAGCGTGGCAATCGCTGATTGGCTCACTTCCTTCACCTGGGACACCAATCCGGTGGACATTGTGAAAGGGGTTCTTCAAAAGCCTTCGATTTTGGGGGAGAATGCTAAAATCCGAGCAAATCAGATGGGTCTTTCCGCTTTGTGTTTCTTTCGTTTCAGTCTCGCTGCTAATGGCGAAATGGCATTTCGTCAACGGTGTTGACCTACGCCTGGGATTAATCGGATTTTCTTTGACGGGTTTGGACTGGTCACTCACAGTGGGTTCAACCCAAGAATTTAGGGCCCAATCTAAATCCAACTATGGGTATTTGGGCTAAGCAAAGCCCAgtattaaagagaaaaaaaattgtttcttaCAAACGGCTCAGTTTTAAATCTATATCTTTAACTTATTAAAATGGTTgataatttctcaaaaaaataaataaaaaggtcGATATCATATGTCTACACTAAAACCTCTCGATCTAACTGCTTTCTAACCACATTTGTTACTGGGGTCTAACTCAATGAAAAAGGTCTTAAGTTTACAAGGAAGATGGTTTTTCACACACAATACAAAAGTGCAATGGTAATTCAAACATGAGGTTACTAGTTTGCaaatcaaaactttttttcatTGGGCTAGACCACGTTGGCCTCATTCCTAACTTTTAGATATTCTAATTGAGtgtttaaataattttcaattcaagtaTTTTCTCAATAGataatttttgaataaatacCTAAAAACCAGACGGATCGCGGAGGGAAACTGCACAAAAGTGCCCCactcaaataaaatcaaacaagaAATTGGGGATTGCAATATTGCCACAAATTTTGCGCCAAGAAATGAACGTTGCTCACAGTGTTAAGGAAGATATCTCCATTAATTAGGCAATATTGTAAATTGATACTGTAGTTATTTGCTTCCTTATTTAGTCTCTGATCAAGCCTTGgttataggtgatagtttagGATACTATTGACTGAATCATTGTATAAAGCTGTAAACCTAGTTGTGGAATAATATATCGAACATTATAATCCCATTCTATGCTTCTcatcatggtatcagagcaataGATATCTgggaaaataaaagcaaacacACAAACACCCAAAACAACCTAGCAAACATAGCCATGGTTGATAGCGCAGACATGAAGTCAACCTCCTCAGGCATGACTTCGCGTTCAAGGTGGGAGAGTCCTAATCATCCACTCTATCTCCACTATTCGGACCAGCCTGGTGCAGTACTTGTGCCACAGCCATTGGTGGAAGACAATTATAATACATGGGTTCAATCCATGACCATGGCCTTAACgttcaaaaacaaattaggGCTTGTTGATGGGACGGTCAAGAAGCCAAATGAAGATGAACATGAAGAATTGCAGCAATGGAATCGATGCAATAACTTGGTTAAGACGTGGCTCTTAGGATCCATGTCAAAAGAAATTTCAGGTAGCGTTATCAACTGCAAGGATGCACGGCAAATGTGGCTCGATTTGCAAGAAAGGTTTTCTCATGTGAATATCGTTCAATTGTTTCACATAGAAAACGAGATTCATGACTGTGTGCAAGGTAACATGACGGTGAGTTCATATTTCACCAAATTAAAAGGCCTATGGGACGAACGTGACGTGCTGTGCTCCATCCCTGCATGTAGTTGTGATACAAAGAAGGAAATCACTTCTTATGTTGAAACCcagaaaacaatgaaatttctCATGGGTTTAAATGACTCCTATTCCACTGTTCGTAGTAATACCCTTCTTCTTGAGCCTTTACCCACAGTGAACAAGGCCTACTCTCTTGTTCTTCGCCATGAGAGACAAGCAGAAATCTCAAGTGGAAAGCATACTCCCTCTTCTGAAGCGGCAGCTTTTGCTGTGAAGAATAGTGGCCGAGAAACTGCACTAGAGGATGGTGGTCTTCGCTGTGGAAAATGTAACAAGACAAATCACAGCACCCAAAACTGCCGTGCTCATCTCAAGTGCACCTTTTGTGGGTGGAAAGGTCATTCCTTCGAATATTGCCGCAAACGCAAAGCGGCTGCTGAAGCTGAACAAAGTCGCTCATCCACTTCCAAGGGTAACCAAGTTGCCGTGCACGAAAAAAAGGACGGGATGCCAAACTTTCTTATGCcaaactttcctttttctcaagAAGATTGCAAGCAGATGCTCGCAATGTTGAGCAAAAACAGATCCTCCTTTGCAAATCAAGTTGGTAATTCTTCGAATAATGAAGAACTTTCAGGTAAAGCTTTTTCCTTCATGTATAATGGCATAACAAATGTTTGGATCTTGGATAGTGGTGCAACGGACCATATTGTTTGCAGTCCTCATTGTCTCACGTCGTCGAGGTCTGTTGCAAACCATACCGTAGAACTACCCACTGGTTCCCTTGCCACAGTTACCCACATTGGACAAGTTGTCTTCTCTCCCAACCTTGTGCTCAATAATGTTTTGTGTGTaccatttttcaaattaaatttgataTCCATTAGCAAGCTTGCACATGATTCCCTTTATATTACCATCTTCCTAAAACAAGTTTGTGTCATACAGGACCTACGCTCGGGGAAGATGATTGGGACGGGAATTGAACGGGAGGGACTATACTATCTCGATCCACCAAAGAAAGGAACATGCAATGCCATTCAAACATCCAACCATCACCTTTGGCATCAACGTCTAGGACATCCATCACAAACTGTTTCCAAGTTATTTCCTTGTTTTCAACATAAATCTTGTGATTCTATTAAGTGTGTCATCTGCCCATTAGCCAAACAAACAAGAGCACCATTTTCATTGAGTTCTATATCCACTAAATCATGTTTTGAATTGATACATGTTGATATCTGGGGGGGGTATCATGTCCCTTCTATTTCTGGtgcaaaatattttcttaCTATCGTTGATGATTACAGTAGGAGCACATGGATTTATTTGATGAAACACAAATCTGACACACAACAGCTCCTTGTACAATTCATCCATTTGGTCGAAACTCAATTCGACACCAAAGTCAAAATGATTCGAAGCGATAATGGTCCCGAATTTAACCTTGCCAGTTTTTATGCCACACAAGGTATCATCCATCAAACTAGCTGCGTTC
This window encodes:
- the LOC18791032 gene encoding PRA1 family protein D, which encodes MSTGLVSQVKEVSQSAIATLRPWGELLEPTALSLPSNLSEVTTRLAQNLTHFRSNYTLVLLIVLFLSLIYHPVSIIVFLIIFAAWLVLYFSRDQPLEVFGFTVGDRVVMVILGLVTVLALVLTHVWLNVVVSVVIGVALVSLHAVFRGTEDLVMDDQESPYGALLSDDQDPSGNYTIM